The DNA region TGCTGCTAAAATGTCATCGGACAAGCCAAAGGAAGAGAAGGGATGGGTATCGTCGGTGGTCATAAATTCCTTAAAAACAAATGATTTCTAATATATGGTAGCATTTGCGGGGTATTCCGTCTAGGGGTAGAAAAAAGATGGGAAATAACATAGGTGGATATAACGCGGGGCCTGGTGGGTAAATCGCATCGGCCCCCGCGGAATAATGCGGGGGCGATGCGATTTACCCACCACCCGCGCTTTTGTACGATGGTATTTCCCATCTTTTTTCTGCTGATGGGGGGGGGGGAAGCGGTGTGGTAGGCGGGGGGCGACTCAATTCGAGATAAGCCACGAGTCTAGGGGGCTTATTCTTCTTCCCAGTAACGTCTTAGGACTTGGGAGGAGAAGCCTTCGCTTTTTAGGTTGCTTCTTAGAAAACGGGTTTCTCCGCCGGCGGGGCTTCCGTGAGCTGTGGCGGGGTATCGTTTTTCGATGAAACGTGCAAGTAGGGCTGTTTCTTGCTCAAGGCTTAGGGCTTTTTTGCAAGTATCCCGGGCGGTTTCCCGGTCAATGCCCCGGCGGCATAGCCCATTGATAAGTCTGCGGGGACTTTCTGCGCCGCGGTTCAGCCGGGATTCTATCCACCGTTCCGCAAAACGGCGGTCGTCCACGATTTCTAACTCCGTCAGGCTGGAAACTGCCGCTTTTATGTAGGCCTTAGCATAGCCCCGTTTCTCAAGCTTCACCTTGAGTCCCGTCACGGTCTGTTCAGCCAGGGCTACCAGGCGCAGGGCTGCCCGCTCGGCACGGTAGCACTCTGCCGCAAAACGCAGGGACTCTTCTTCATCGGGACTGATTTCTTTATTTGGGAAAAAATAATCCCCCTCCTGAAGCGGGGGGGGAAGGTATCTGGGATTATAAGAAAACAACGCCCCATCCGAAAGCCCGATGCGGCAAATAACCGGCCCTGCCTTAGGCGCATTGGTTTTTAAGGACACCACGGTCATTTCGTCCCCACCGGTATTTGGTAGTTGTTAAAAATAGAAAATTACCGCTTGGAGAACTGGAAGCGTCTACGTGCCCCGGCCTGGCCGTATTTCTTACGTTCCACCATCCGGGAGTCCCGGGTAAGAAACCCGTTGCTCCGCAGGGCAGCATAGTTGGCCTGGTCAATCTGGCAAAGCGCACGGGAAAGTCCGTGACGACAAGCACCGGCCTGGCCATTTATACCACCGCCGTAGACATTGATCAGAATGTCAAACTTGTTTTCATTGGCGGTCACCATCAGGGGCTGCCGCACAATAACGGCATGTTCGCTTTGGACAAAATACTGGCCCAAATCTTTGCCGTTTACCACTATTTTGCCTTCCCCGTCCCGGATATACACCCGGGCAACAGAAGTCTTCCGCCTGCCGGTTCCAATACCAAGATTCTTAATCACCTTATAACCCTCTACTTAGTGCGGTGACTACCGCACAGTTTAATCGAAGCGAAACGAAGTTTCGCACAAACTTATAACTCAATAGCCTGGGGGCTCTGAGCTCCATGGGGATGTTCAGAACCCGCATAGACCTTAACGTTCTTCCATAATTTCCGGCCCAGGGGTCCCTTGGGCAACATGCCCTTAATGGCCAACTCCAGGGGAGACGTGGGATGCCGTGCGGCAAGCTTTTCGTAGGTGACGGTCTTAAGCCCCCCTACATAGCCTGAATGATGATGATAGAGCTTATTCTGGACTTTCCGTCCGGTCAGCACCAGCTTTTCCGCATTAATCACCACCACAAAATCACCCACTTCCTGATGAGGGGCAAACACGGCCTTTTCTTTTCCCCTGACAATGGAAGCAGCCCTAGCCGCGACCCTGCCAAGCACTTTGCCGCTGGCGTCAATAACAAACCACTTCCGCTCTACATCAGCGGGTTTTACAAATATAGTCTTCATACCTTACCTTCTAAATAATATACAGGGCGAGTTAAAATAATGCCATAAAACAGAGATTTATGTCAAGTAGGGGTTTCCCCCGCTTATTCCTCGGTTTTTTCTGTTTTTTCTTCTTTTTTCGCTTCCGCCCGGTCTTTAATATCCGCAATGCCGATGAAAACCGCGATAAGGCCGATAAATACGGCAATCACCGGCAGCCCGCCCCGGAGAAAGGCCAGAACATCCCCCCACCAGCCAAGCCCCGCAGGCAGAACCGCGCAAACCGCTGCGGCAATGATAATAAGACCAAGAATAAGAGCTTTCATAGTAACCTCCAAAAACTAATGATGAATTTTACGGATAATCATAACCAAAAATGCGGCTATGAAGAAACCGGTTGGTAAATTGGATAGTATCAGCATCGCCAGGGGTACGGAACCCACCAGAAACGCCGATCCGCTGGTGATCCCGAACATACCAAGGATAGAATACACAATTTCGGCATAGGCCGTTATGGTTCCTATGACCATGAGCATCCAGGCTGCATCCCGGGTTTTTGACCAGACTATGATGGCAAAAAAGGACGCTAGGGCTCCCAGAAGCAGACGGCTCGATATGTAGAGGATCTCCCCTATATCCATATCAATAGTATCCCCATTAAGCGGGAAAATTTCAAGATAGGATTTTAGGGGCTGCTTTGGGCAGCCCTATAATTATCCCACGGTACAATCAACATACCCGCTGCAGAGCAATGGGGTATCTTGTTCTGTACGGCATGGATTGTATGCGGGTTTAATACGTATTAAACCCGCTTGCGAATAAAGACCAGGAAATCAAAAAATCATACTAAGCATTTTCAATAAGACTCCTATACTGATATTGAGCTTAAATAGAGGTTATGCGAAACTTCGTTTCGCTTCGATTAACATAGCAGCTAACGCTGCTTAGTATAGAGGTTAATAATGAGTTTGTCTAAACGGGTTTCCCTGCTGATTGCAATTCTGGTGTTTTTTGTTTCTCTTTGTATCGGCCTCATTTCTCTGGCGGTCGCTACCAGGGTAGTGTTGGCGACTTCTGAAGACGCCATCAGGGCCGAAGCAAATCTGGGCGCTGAAATAGTATCCGCCATGATTGATACCCAGCTTGATAGATTACAGGAACTGGCAAACCGCCGCCGGGTCCAGTCCCTGAATTGGGAAGACCAGGTAGAGGACCTTATCACTGAGATGGACCGGGTGGGGTATCTGGATATGGCCATCGTTACCCCCGATGGGACCGCCCATTATATAAAGGAGAAAACTACCGCCATGCTCGGCGATAGGGATTATATAATACGGGCCTTTCAGGGAGAAAAGGCGGTTTCCGATGTCATTGTCAGCCGGGTTATCAATAAGCCGGTGGTTATGTTTGCAGTCCCCATCTATGCAGAGGGCAAGGTGGCGCCACTTGCAACACCGACTTCAGTCGGCAAGTTCCCCGCGCCACTTGCAACGCAGTTTCCCGCGCCACTTGCAACGCAGTTTCCCGCGCCACTTGCAACGCAGTTTCCCGCGCAGGTCCTCATCAGCAGGCAGGATGGGACCTTTCTGGATACTATGACCAAAAGTATCGGCGTTTCCAACGGCGGTTATGCCTTTATGATTAACCACAACGGGGTTATCATTGCACATCAGAATACTGACTATGTAGTAAAACAGATTGCCCCGATAGAAGAAGCAAAGGCTAACCCTGCACTGCTATCCCTGGGGAATGCGGTCCGGGAAATGATCAGCAGCAAACAGGGGTTCACCAGTTACACTGTTGACAAGCGGGGTATGGTGGCCGCCTATGCCCCTGTTGAGGGCTTGAACTGGATACTTGCGGCTACCGCCGCGCAGGAAACTATTCTTGAGGGGGTTACTGCCCTGCGGAATCTCCTTATTATCGTTGTGGCAATTTTCCTTGCCCTCGGGATTATCGCAGCTCTATTGATAGGTAAATCCGTTTCAAAACCCCTGGTTAAAATGATCCCCATTCTGGAAGATATGTCCAACGGGGACTTAACAAAAAAACTGGAAGTAAAATCAAAGGATGAGATCGGCGCTATGGCCGATAAATTCAATACCTCCATCGGGAATCTCTCCGGCATGGTTTCGGGGACCAAGCTGGCGGTGGGAAAACTTAAAGCAATGGCCGACAATCTTTACAGTACCATGCAGCAAAGCTCCGAAGCGGCGGGCCTTATTGCACAAAGCGTCTCCTTAATCAAGCAGAAGGCTATGTCCCAGGCGGCATCGGTAACCGAAACTCATGCCACCATTGGGGAAATAAAATCCCACGCTGAAAAGCTTAACGATTCTATCGAAAGTCAGAGTGCAGCGGTGGTGGAATCCTCATCGGCTATTGAGGAAATGGCGGCTAACATTAAATCTGTTGCGGAGATTCTTACCAGGAATTCCGAATCCATGGAGGAGCTCCTTAAGGCTTCGGAAACCGGCAAGGATGGTATCCAGCAGGTCTCGGAGGTGCTCAAAAAACTTGAGGATGATTCCGAGGGCCTCCTTGAAGCCAGCTCCATGATTCAAAGTATAGCCCAGCAGACCAACCTCCTGGCGATGAACGCCGCAGTCGAGGCGGCCCATGCGGGAGAGTCCGGCCTGGGTTTTGCGGTAGTTGCCAACGAGATACGAAAACTGGCGGAGAATTCATCCGCCCAGGGCAAGTCAATTTCCGCTGTCCTCAATAACCTCAAGGGCCAGATAAACCAGGCCGTCTCCCTGGCAGGGGAATCCCAGGAACGCTTCTCCCGGGTTTCGGAATTGCTGGATCAGGTCCGTAACCAAGAGACGGTGATCAAGAACGCCATGGATGAGCAGACCACGGGGAGTTCCCAGGTCCTGGAGGCCATCCATGCGATCAAAGAGATTACCACCCAGGTAAAGGACGGTTCCGGCGAGATGGTGCATGCCAGCGCCGCCATCCTTGAAGAGATGGATCATCTTGCAGGGGCCACCGAGGAAACCAACTCAGAGGTGGACGGCATAGCGGGCAGTACAGACCGGATCAATAACGCGGTGAGCGCCCTTAACGAGATCACCGGTGAAACCAAGGAAAGTATTTCCCGGCTCTCCCGGGATGTGGACAAGTTTAAAGTTGCCCAATAGGGGAGAGCAAGCTTGCTATTACCCTAAATACCCTTTGGCTTTCAACAACTCTGCATTCAATATCCCCCCGCCGGCAGCGCCCCGGACCGTGTTATGGGACACCGCGACAAAGCGGATGTCGAACACGTTGCAGGGACGGAGCCGCCCGATAGACACCGCCATGCCCTTTTCGGCATCCCGGTCCTTCCGGGGTTGGGGCCGGTTCGGCTCTTCCCGGATGATGATGGGCTGGTTCGGCGCCATGGGCAGATCCAGTTCCTGGGGCAGTGCCCGGAAATCGGTCCAGATACGCTTTATCTCATCAATGGACGGCTTTTTGGCGCCAAATTCCAGGCTCACGCAGGCGGTATGGCCGTCTATCACCGGTACCCGGTTGCAGTGGGCGCTGATTTTCGGGCCTGGGGCGTTAACAAAACTGTTCCCCTGTATGGAGCCCAGAATTTTCAGGGGTTCCTGTTCTGTTTTTTCTTCTTCCCCGCCAATGTAGGGCACCACATTGTCCACAATGTCCAGGCTGGGTACCCCGGGATAGCCGCCGCCTGAAACTGCCTGGAGGGTGCTGACGATGATCCGCTGAACCCCGTAGCCTGCCTGAAGCAGGGCCCAGAGGGGGGTCATGTAGCTCTGTATCGAACAGTTGGGCTTCACGGCGATAAAGCCCTTGTCCCAGCCTCTGTTTTTTTTCTGAAGGGGGATAATGTCCGCGTGTCCTGGGTTCACCTCGGCGATAAGCATGGGCACGTCGCTGGTCCAGCGGTTAGCCGATGCGTTGGACACCACAGGAATCCCCGCCGCAGCATAACTGTCTTCCAGGGCGGTGATCTCATCCTTCCCCATTTCCAGGGCGGAGAACACAAAGGCACAGTCCCCCCGTTTCACCGCCGCCGCAGCTTTGGTCACATCGTTGGCATCCTCCACAATCAGGGAGGCGGCGTCAAGGCGACTGGTCCCGCCCAAATCGCCCCGGGTAGCGTTCCATTTGCCCCCCACGGCTTCACTATACAATTTTCCTGCGCTCCGGGGAGAAGCTGCCACATACCGTACTTCAAACCAGGGATGGTTTGCCAAAAGCGCAATGTACTGCTGTCCCACCATGCCGGTGGCGCCTAATATTCCTACGGGAATCTTTTCCAAAATTAACCTCTGTTTAGTGCGGCTGCTGCTGCACTGTTTGATCGAAGCAAAACAAAGTTTCGCATAACTTCTATATTGTCACTATTCTTTTAGCGTAAATCCCAGTCCTTCTACCACTGTCCTCAGCGGCGCTACGCTGCCTGATGCCAGGGGCCCCAGAGGGAGCCGGGCCGGCCCTGCGGGAAGCCCCGCCCAGTTCATTGCTGCCTTGATGGGAACCGGGTTCGTTTCGATGAAGGCGGTTTTGGCGAAGGGCAGCAGTTCGTAGTGCAGCTTTCTGCCCTCCTCAAAATTACCCTCCAGACAGGCCTTGGTCAGGGCGGCAATTTTTTTCGGTATCAGGTTGGATATCACCGAAACGACACCGTCGCCCCCCAGGGCGATCAGGGGCAGGGTGAAGGAATCATCCCCGGATAGCACCGTGAAGGGCTTCCCCGCCGCCTTTCCTGGCAGGGCAATTTCCCTGATGATGTCCCCCATCTGGGTGATATCCCCGGAAGCTTCCTTAACCCCGATGATGCCGGGTATTTCCGCAAGCTTTTTCATCAACTGTACGGGGATATTCTTCCCGGTCCGGCCGGCGATGTTGTAGATCACCACCGGTATGCCCACTGCGGCGGCAGCCTCAAAGTGTTTGATAAGCCCCGAGTCGTTGGGTTTATTGTAATAGGGGGTGACCACCAGGGCAGCGTCGGCCCCCAGGTCTTTGGCCCGTTTGACGTAGCCCACCATATGTTTAGTGGAGTTGGAGCCCGCTCCGATGATTACCGGAACGCGCCCCCGGATTTCCTCCAAGGCAATCCTGATCAGCTTTTCTTCCTCATCATCATCCAGGGTCGGGGTTTCCCCGGTGGTCCCCATGGGAACCAGGCCGTTGATCCCTTCGTCAATCTGGAACTTGACGAGCTTCCGCCATCCCTCAAAATCCACATCCCCGTTTTCCTTCATAGGGGTGATCAGAGCCGTAAAGGCTCCGCGGAACCTTTGGTACAGTTCCTGTTGGGATTGGTTCATAGTATGCTCCATTTCTTTCGTTGTAATTGCACGGCGCAGAGGCCGCACGGTGACTTATTATTTCACAAAGCGGGGCTGTCAAACAAGGGTTTCCTTCAAGATATCTTCCATTACATCATCAAAGGTGAATACCCCGTTCCTGGCCTTGCCCGCAGCTTTCCCGGGCTTGCAGTCCAGGAGCCATTCGGCGGCCCGTATGGCCCCTAAAGCAAGGCCGTCCCGGTTCCGGGCGCTGTGACTTATCTCGATGGTGTCCGAAGGGGAATCGAAGCTCAGGGCGTGGAGCCCGGGCACAGAACCCAGGCGCAGGCTGGGAAAGTGGATCTCATCCGGCTCAGGGGGGCGATCCAGTTTTTCCCAGACCGCCTTCTTTTTCCGGGTCATCGCCTGGAGCACCTTGCCCACCAGGATTTTGGCAGTCCCGGAAGGGCTGTCAACTTTTTTGTTGTGGTGAAATTCCCAGCCTCCCACGTCGTATTCCGGAAAAGGGTCCGCCAGTTTGGCCGCCAGGGCGGCGATGCGGTAGAAGAGATTTACCCCCAGGGAATAGTTGGAGGACCAGCAAAGGGAGGCGCCTTTTGCGTTTACCAGTTTTTCTATCTCCGGGAGCTTATCGTACCAGCCCGTGGTACCCGCCACGGTGGGGATCCCCCGCTCTATCAGGGCAGCGATGTTTCCTGCCGCCGTATCGGGCCGGGTAAACTCCACCGCCACATCCGTTCCCCCAAGTTCCTTCGCCTCCGCAATAGCCTTGTACAGGGGCGCCCCCGAGGCGGTCGGCCCCGGGGCGGCGGGGTCAAGCGCCACAGTAATAGTGTGGCCCCGTTCCAGGGCGGTTCTTTCCAGTATCCGGCCCATCTTGCCGTATCCGATAAGGGCAATGTTCATAGCCTCTCCTCTTTCGACAGGGGTTCAAAAAAGCATTTGTGCAGGGCGATTACTACTTCCCCCGCCTGGGTGTCATCCACAATAAAACTGATATTTACTTTACTGGCCCCCTGGGAAATCATCTGCACCTGTATCCCCAGGAGTACGCAGGTCCCGAAGGCCCGCTGGAGTATCTCCGATGAACGCCGCACATCACCTACAATGGTGACTATAGCCTTGCCAGTCCGTATCTCCACACTGGCTATGCGGGACAGGTCCTGTTTCAGGGCTCCCAGCTCGTGGTCCGCGTCCAGGGTCAGGGACACCGAAACTTCACTGGTGGCTACCATGTCCACCGAAAGTTTATGCTCCGCGAAGGTGGTAAATACCTCGGCCAAAAAGCCGTGCTGCCCCACCATGCGGGTAGAAACGATATCCACCAGGGTAACGTTTTTCCGGGAAGTGATGGCCCGCACCGGGCCTGCCTTTTTATCCAGGCTTCCCACAATCCGGGTGCCCGGCGCATCGGGGTTATAGGAATTTTTCACCCGCACCGGGGTCCCGGTTTTGATACAGGGCTGCATGGCCCGGGGGTGCAGCACCTGGGCGCCGAAATAGGCCAGCTCTGCCGCTTCCTCGTAGGTCACGGTCTCCACAGGCCGGGCCTTTTTCACCAGCCGCGGGTCCGCAGTTAGTATGCCGTCCACATCTTTCCAGACCTGGGCCTCATCAGCTTTCAGGGCCGAGGCGATCATGGTGGCGCTTAAGTCCGAGCCCCCCCGTCCCAGGGTGGTGATATTCCCCTGCCGGTCCCTAGCGATGAACCCCGTAACCACCGGCACAAGCCCCCCGCCAATCAAAGGAAGCAGGGCCTTTGGGATTAGGTTCCAGCTGTCCTTTTCAAGCTCCGCGGAACTAAAATTTGAATCCGAAAGAAACCCTGCGTCCCAAGAATCCAGGGCCCGGGCTTGTATGCTAATGGAATTGAGGTAGGCTGCGACGATCCGTACGGAAAGCCGTTCCCCAAAGGAAACCAGATAGTCCCTGGTCTTGCCCGTAAGTTCCTTGATCATGGAAATCCCCGTCAAAAGGGTGTTCAGTTCCTTAAGCAGGGCCGTCACTTCCCCCAGGCCGGTACTTTCCAGGCCCAGTTCTTTTACCGTATCCAGGTGAAGCTTTTCTATGCTGTCCGTAACCACAAGCCCTTCGTTCAGGGCCTTGTCGGCGGCTTCCAGAAGGTGATCCGTGGTATCCCCCATGGCGGACAATACCAGGACCGGCTTTTCTGCGATGCGGCGGGCTACAATATCAGCTACATGGCGGATCCGTTCAGCATTGGCAACGGAACTCCCCCCAAATTTCATGACGATCATCGGTTATTCCCTCTTTGTCCCCGAATATTGACCACCACTGTAGCAAAAGCTGTATTTATATGCAATGGTTTTGTAATTTCCAACAGTACCGGCCATTCACTTCATTGAGGCATCCTGAGTTTTGTGTTACACTGTTAACAATGATTGCGGAAAAAAGTCTTGTGGCGTATAAAAACCGTCCGGCCCTGGTTTCGGAAAGAACCGGGGATAAGCTGGGTATTTCCCTGGCAGGGGGTGAAAAACTCAAGGTCCGGGAAAAGGACATTGAGCTGCTCCACCCCGGGCCCTGTACCCAGGCAACTATTGAGGGTCTTCTGTCCGGGGATGAAACCGGGGAGATTGATATTAAGGGCGCCTGGGAACTCCTGTTGGGCAATAAGGTTCCATTGCGGGATTTGGCGGAACTGATTTACGGTGAATATACTCCCCGAACTGCCTGGGCCGCTTATGAAATCTTCAAGAAGGGGCTGTATTTTTCCGGGGACATAGCCGGGATAAGCAGCCGGGATGCGGCGGCGGTAGCGGCGGATGGGGAACGGCGGAGCCTGAAACAGCGGGACCAGGCTGAGCGGGAAGCCTTTCTGGAACTCCTCAAATCAGGAACCGCGGATTTTTCCGACCCTTCCGGCGAGGAAATCCGTTTTTTACAGGATGTTGAAGCCCTGGCCTACGGGCGTACCGAAAAGAGCCGTACCCTGCGGGACCTGGGCCGCCAGGAAACCCCCCTGGAAGCGCACAGGCTGCTCCTGTCCGCCGCTTTCTGGACTCCCTGGGTAAATCCCCACCCCCAGCGTTATGAGCTTTCCCTGGCCCCAGCACGGCATTTGCCGGATCCGCCTCCCCCGGAGGCCCGCACCGACCTTAGCGGGCTTGAAGCCTATGCCATAGACAGCCCCTGGAGTCACGATCCGGATGACGCGGTTTCTCTGGAGAAGCACCCCGCAGGGGGGCCGGATACCCTGTATGTCCACGTTGCCGACCCAGCGGCATCGATCCTTTCCGGCAGCCCTGGGGATCTGGAAGCTCGGGGTCGGGGGGCCACCCTCTATCTCCCGGAAGGGACGGCGCGTATGCTTGCGGAAGAGTCCCTGTCCCTCTACGCCCTGGGGCTCAGTTCCATTCCGGATACCAGTCCGGCCACGGAACTTTCCCCGGCCCTCAGTTTCAAACTCCTCCTGGGCGATGATGGCTCAATTCTGGAAACCGACATTTTCCCCTCCTTGATTCGGGTTACCCGGCTCAGTTATGCCGGTGCGGACGCCCAGGTTGCTGGGGACGCCAATCCCGTGCTGGCCGGACTTTTCCAAATAGCGGAACGTAACCTGAGGCGCCGTATGGCTGCCGGGGCGGTAGTGATCGAACTGCCGGAAACCCATATGTCTGTGAACCTGCCGGAAAAGCCCGGCGCGGACGGAACCGTTTCCATCCACCTTTTGGAGAACTATAAATCTGCGGATATGGTCCGGGAGTGTATGCTCCTGGCAGGGGAGGGCGCCGCCGGCTGGGCTCTCCAGAAGCGGCTTCCCTTCCCCTACGTGAGCCAGGAAACGGGGGATCTTCCCTCTTCCCCCCTGCCCGGCATGGCCGGTTCCTATCAATTGCGCCGGTGTATGCGCCCCAGGACCCTTTCGGTCAAACCGGGGCTCCACTGGGGGCTCGGTTTGGACCAGTATACCCAGGTGACCAGCCCCTTGCGCCGCTACACGGACCTCCTGGCCCACCAGCAGATCCGCGCCTTGCTTTCCGGGGCTGTCCCTCTGAGCGAAGATGATCTTATGGTCGCCTTAGCCGCCGGAGAAGCTGCCGCAGCCGCCACGGTGCAGGCGGAACGGGCCTCCCGGGCCCATTGGATCGCGGTCTATCTCCGGGATAAAAAGGGATCCCCCTGGGAAGGCATTATGATGGAAAAAAAGGGAAACCGTGTAGTGGTAATGATCCCCGGCCTGGGCCTTGAAACCCAGGTCGCGGCTAATTCAGAGCTTGCCCCCAATGATCCGGTAACCC from Treponema primitia ZAS-2 includes:
- the rplM gene encoding 50S ribosomal protein L13, whose product is MKTIFVKPADVERKWFVIDASGKVLGRVAARAASIVRGKEKAVFAPHQEVGDFVVVINAEKLVLTGRKVQNKLYHHHSGYVGGLKTVTYEKLAARHPTSPLELAIKGMLPKGPLGRKLWKNVKVYAGSEHPHGAQSPQAIEL
- a CDS encoding regulatory protein RecX, with translation MTVVSLKTNAPKAGPVICRIGLSDGALFSYNPRYLPPPLQEGDYFFPNKEISPDEEESLRFAAECYRAERAALRLVALAEQTVTGLKVKLEKRGYAKAYIKAAVSSLTELEIVDDRRFAERWIESRLNRGAESPRRLINGLCRRGIDRETARDTCKKALSLEQETALLARFIEKRYPATAHGSPAGGETRFLRSNLKSEGFSSQVLRRYWEEE
- the rpsI gene encoding 30S ribosomal protein S9, which codes for MIKNLGIGTGRRKTSVARVYIRDGEGKIVVNGKDLGQYFVQSEHAVIVRQPLMVTANENKFDILINVYGGGINGQAGACRHGLSRALCQIDQANYAALRSNGFLTRDSRMVERKKYGQAGARRRFQFSKR
- a CDS encoding ribonuclease catalytic domain-containing protein, with the protein product MAYKNRPALVSERTGDKLGISLAGGEKLKVREKDIELLHPGPCTQATIEGLLSGDETGEIDIKGAWELLLGNKVPLRDLAELIYGEYTPRTAWAAYEIFKKGLYFSGDIAGISSRDAAAVAADGERRSLKQRDQAEREAFLELLKSGTADFSDPSGEEIRFLQDVEALAYGRTEKSRTLRDLGRQETPLEAHRLLLSAAFWTPWVNPHPQRYELSLAPARHLPDPPPPEARTDLSGLEAYAIDSPWSHDPDDAVSLEKHPAGGPDTLYVHVADPAASILSGSPGDLEARGRGATLYLPEGTARMLAEESLSLYALGLSSIPDTSPATELSPALSFKLLLGDDGSILETDIFPSLIRVTRLSYAGADAQVAGDANPVLAGLFQIAERNLRRRMAAGAVVIELPETHMSVNLPEKPGADGTVSIHLLENYKSADMVRECMLLAGEGAAGWALQKRLPFPYVSQETGDLPSSPLPGMAGSYQLRRCMRPRTLSVKPGLHWGLGLDQYTQVTSPLRRYTDLLAHQQIRALLSGAVPLSEDDLMVALAAGEAAAAATVQAERASRAHWIAVYLRDKKGSPWEGIMMEKKGNRVVVMIPGLGLETQVAANSELAPNDPVTLTLSGVKIPEAEALFIINQE
- a CDS encoding methyl-accepting chemotaxis protein, which translates into the protein MSLSKRVSLLIAILVFFVSLCIGLISLAVATRVVLATSEDAIRAEANLGAEIVSAMIDTQLDRLQELANRRRVQSLNWEDQVEDLITEMDRVGYLDMAIVTPDGTAHYIKEKTTAMLGDRDYIIRAFQGEKAVSDVIVSRVINKPVVMFAVPIYAEGKVAPLATPTSVGKFPAPLATQFPAPLATQFPAPLATQFPAQVLISRQDGTFLDTMTKSIGVSNGGYAFMINHNGVIIAHQNTDYVVKQIAPIEEAKANPALLSLGNAVREMISSKQGFTSYTVDKRGMVAAYAPVEGLNWILAATAAQETILEGVTALRNLLIIVVAIFLALGIIAALLIGKSVSKPLVKMIPILEDMSNGDLTKKLEVKSKDEIGAMADKFNTSIGNLSGMVSGTKLAVGKLKAMADNLYSTMQQSSEAAGLIAQSVSLIKQKAMSQAASVTETHATIGEIKSHAEKLNDSIESQSAAVVESSSAIEEMAANIKSVAEILTRNSESMEELLKASETGKDGIQQVSEVLKKLEDDSEGLLEASSMIQSIAQQTNLLAMNAAVEAAHAGESGLGFAVVANEIRKLAENSSAQGKSISAVLNNLKGQINQAVSLAGESQERFSRVSELLDQVRNQETVIKNAMDEQTTGSSQVLEAIHAIKEITTQVKDGSGEMVHASAAILEEMDHLAGATEETNSEVDGIAGSTDRINNAVSALNEITGETKESISRLSRDVDKFKVAQ
- a CDS encoding aspartate kinase, with translation MIVMKFGGSSVANAERIRHVADIVARRIAEKPVLVLSAMGDTTDHLLEAADKALNEGLVVTDSIEKLHLDTVKELGLESTGLGEVTALLKELNTLLTGISMIKELTGKTRDYLVSFGERLSVRIVAAYLNSISIQARALDSWDAGFLSDSNFSSAELEKDSWNLIPKALLPLIGGGLVPVVTGFIARDRQGNITTLGRGGSDLSATMIASALKADEAQVWKDVDGILTADPRLVKKARPVETVTYEEAAELAYFGAQVLHPRAMQPCIKTGTPVRVKNSYNPDAPGTRIVGSLDKKAGPVRAITSRKNVTLVDIVSTRMVGQHGFLAEVFTTFAEHKLSVDMVATSEVSVSLTLDADHELGALKQDLSRIASVEIRTGKAIVTIVGDVRRSSEILQRAFGTCVLLGIQVQMISQGASKVNISFIVDDTQAGEVVIALHKCFFEPLSKEERL
- a CDS encoding 4-hydroxy-tetrahydrodipicolinate reductase; protein product: MNIALIGYGKMGRILERTALERGHTITVALDPAAPGPTASGAPLYKAIAEAKELGGTDVAVEFTRPDTAAGNIAALIERGIPTVAGTTGWYDKLPEIEKLVNAKGASLCWSSNYSLGVNLFYRIAALAAKLADPFPEYDVGGWEFHHNKKVDSPSGTAKILVGKVLQAMTRKKKAVWEKLDRPPEPDEIHFPSLRLGSVPGLHALSFDSPSDTIEISHSARNRDGLALGAIRAAEWLLDCKPGKAAGKARNGVFTFDDVMEDILKETLV
- the dapA gene encoding 4-hydroxy-tetrahydrodipicolinate synthase is translated as MNQSQQELYQRFRGAFTALITPMKENGDVDFEGWRKLVKFQIDEGINGLVPMGTTGETPTLDDDEEEKLIRIALEEIRGRVPVIIGAGSNSTKHMVGYVKRAKDLGADAALVVTPYYNKPNDSGLIKHFEAAAAVGIPVVIYNIAGRTGKNIPVQLMKKLAEIPGIIGVKEASGDITQMGDIIREIALPGKAAGKPFTVLSGDDSFTLPLIALGGDGVVSVISNLIPKKIAALTKACLEGNFEEGRKLHYELLPFAKTAFIETNPVPIKAAMNWAGLPAGPARLPLGPLASGSVAPLRTVVEGLGFTLKE
- the asd gene encoding aspartate-semialdehyde dehydrogenase → MEKIPVGILGATGMVGQQYIALLANHPWFEVRYVAASPRSAGKLYSEAVGGKWNATRGDLGGTSRLDAASLIVEDANDVTKAAAAVKRGDCAFVFSALEMGKDEITALEDSYAAAGIPVVSNASANRWTSDVPMLIAEVNPGHADIIPLQKKNRGWDKGFIAVKPNCSIQSYMTPLWALLQAGYGVQRIIVSTLQAVSGGGYPGVPSLDIVDNVVPYIGGEEEKTEQEPLKILGSIQGNSFVNAPGPKISAHCNRVPVIDGHTACVSLEFGAKKPSIDEIKRIWTDFRALPQELDLPMAPNQPIIIREEPNRPQPRKDRDAEKGMAVSIGRLRPCNVFDIRFVAVSHNTVRGAAGGGILNAELLKAKGYLG